In Macadamia integrifolia cultivar HAES 741 chromosome 5, SCU_Mint_v3, whole genome shotgun sequence, a single window of DNA contains:
- the LOC122078494 gene encoding protein SMAX1-LIKE 3-like — protein MRTGGWTLQQALTADAANVVKQAVTLAKRRGHAQVTPLHVANTMLSSSTGLLRTACLQSHSHPLQCKALELCFNVALNRLPASTSTPMLGGHHSHHHPFLSNALVAAFKRAQAHQRRGSIENQQQPLLAVKVEIEQLIISILDDPSVSRVMREAGFSSTQVKSNVEQAVSLEICSQNQNQNPPLSSKPNKESSNLLVLGSSVSSHHQSPSSPPPPPPPSISQVSNKPRPFDQVRNEDVMSVLETLMHRRRSTVIVGEYLASIEGIVRGVMDKVEKGDVHEGLRGVQFISFPLFPFGPHISSKEDVEQKLAELRCLLKNCVVGQGSAVLYLGDLKWAAEIRASSSMDHQGMRSSYYCPVEHMIMELGRLVSGIESGRVLLMGIATFQTYMRCRIGNPSLEAIWHLHPLTIPAGSLSLSLNSDSDSQGQFRSKRTGDGSGCNDFSAKFNNEARSRASSSYNDSTTSSTTSSLPSWLKQYKEENKRLISSEEDCIQVRDLCHRWNSIGSSSQDHQLQKSEKTLNFPSISPPFSTSVSSHDHYYPNMHQTHHGWPIFAEPKQSWREHHFWISDNDVDEGSEPNLQVYVPNPNPNPYPSSTPNSASSSDAMEMEYHHRFKELNAENLKTLCNALEQKVPWQKEIIPEIASTILQCRSGLARRKDRMRNSTPKEDTCLFFHGVDVEGKEKIARELAGLVFGSPSHFISLGLSSFSSMRADSTDDFRNKRSRDESSCSYLERFAEAVCSNPHRVFLVEDIEQVDYRSQLGIKRAIERGRVTNSNGERVLLRDAIVILSCESFSSRSRACSPPMRQKSGEMTEEEKNGEDEQETSPCVSLDLNLSAEEEDHIDHDQSIDDIGLLESVDRKILFKLPDY, from the exons ATGAGAACAGGAGGCTGGACATTGCAACAGGCTTTAACTGCCGATGCAGCCAATGTAGTAAAGCAAGCAGTGACCCTTGCAAAACGGCGTGGCCATGCCCAAGTAACTCCCCTCCACGTAGCTAACACCATGCTTTCATCCTCAACTGGCCTTCTCCGAACCGCTTGCCTTCAATCTCACTCCCACCCTCTCCAGTGCAAAGCCCTTGAACTCTGCTTCAACGTCGCCCTCAACCGCTTGCCGGCCTCCACTTCTACCCCCATGTTGGGTGGTCACCACTCCCACCACCACCCTTTCCTCTCCAATGCCTTGGTTGCAGCTTTCAAGCGTGCGCAAGCCCACCAGCGCCGCGGCTCCATCGAGAACCAGCAACAACCTCTCCTCGCTGTCAAGGTAGAGATAGAACAACTTATAATCTCTATCTTAGATGACCCAAGTGTTAGTAGAGTCATGAGAGAAGCTGGTTTCTCAAGTACCCAAGTGAAAAGCAATGTAGAACAAGCTGTCTCTCTTGAGATCTgttctcaaaatcaaaatcaaaatcctcCTCTTAGTAGTAAGCCCAATAAGGAAAGTAGTAACCTTCTAGTACTTGGAAGTAGTGTTTCCTCTCATCATCAGTCCCCATCATCACcccctcctccacctcctccttcTATTTCTCAAGTCAGCAATAAACCAAGGCCTTTCGATCAAGTTAGGAATGAAGATGTGATGAGTGTGCTTGAAACTTTAATGCATAGGAGAAGAAGTACTGTGATTGTTGGAGAGTATCTGGCTAGTATTGAGGGTATAGTTAGAGGGGTAATGGATAAGGTGGAGAAAGGGGATGTTCATGAAGGTTTGAGGGGTGTACAGTTCATTAGCTTTCCCCTTTTCCCTTTCGGACCACATATCTCATCAaaggaggatgttgagcagaaaCTTGCGGAGCTTAGGTGCCTTTTGAAAAACTGTGTTGTTGGCCAAGGATCAGCTGTGTTGTATTTGGGTGATCTCAAATGGGCTGCTGAGATTAGAGCTAGTAGTTCTATGGATCATCAAGGGATGAGGAGCAGCTACTATTGCCCAGTGGAGCACATGATTATGGAGCTTGGAAGGTTGGTGTCTGGAATTGAGAGTGGTAGGGTTTTGCTCATGGGAATTGCTACCTTCCAGACTTACATGAGATGCAGGATAGGCAATCCTTCCTTGGAGGCTATTTGGCACCTTCACCCTCTCACAATTCCGGCAGGCAGCTTGAGTTTGAGTCTCAACTCTGACAG TGATTCACAAGGCCAGTTCAGAAGCAAAAGAACAGGAGATGGGTCCGGCTGCAATGATTTCTCAGCCAAGTTTAATAATGAAGCTCGAAGTCGAGCAAGCAGTAGTTACAATGACTCCACGACGTCTTCGACTACCTCAAGCTTACCTTCATGGCTTAAACAGTACAAGGAAGAGAACAAAAGATTGATCAGTAGTGAAGAG GACTGTATTCAAGTCAGAGATCTCTGCCATAGATGGAACTCAATTGGAAGTTCATCCCAGGATCATCAACTCCAAAAATCTGAGAAGACCTTAAACTTCCCTTCCATATCGCCCCCTTTCTCTACTTCAGTCTCTTCACATGACCATTACTACCCTAACATGCACCAGACTCACCATGGATGGCCCATCTTTGCTGAACCCAAACAGTCATGGAGGGAACACCATTTCTGGATCTCTGACAATGATGTGGATGAAGGATCGGAACCCAATTTGCAAGTGTACgtcccaaaccctaaccctaacccttacCCTAGCTCCACACCTAATTCAGCTTCTTCAAGTGATGCAATGGAAATGGAGTACCATCATAGGTTCAAGGAGCTGAATGCAGAGAATCTGAAGACCCTATGCAATGCATTAGAGCAAAAGGTTCCATGGCAGAAGGAGATAATTCCAGAAATAGCCAGTACCATTCTTCAATGCAGGTCAGGGTTGGCAAGGAGGAAGGATAGGATGAGAAACAGTACACCCAAAGAGGACACTTGCTTATTCTTCCATGGTGTTGATGTAGAAGGCAAAGAGAAGATTGCAAGAGAGTTGGCTGGCCTTGTCTTTGGATCTCCATCTCACTTCATCTCACTAGGCCTAAGCAGTTTCTCATCGATGAGGGCCGATTCAACGGATGATTTCAGGAACAAAAGGTCAAGGGATGAATCAAGTTGTAGTTATCTAGAGAGATTTGCTGAAGCAGTTTGCAGTAATCCCCACCGCGTGTTCTTAGTGGAGGACATAGAACAAGTTGATTATCGCTCTCAATTGGGTATCAAAAGAGCCATTGAAAGAGGAAGAGTAACCAATTCGAATGGTGAAAGGGTTCTTCTTCGTGATGCGATAGTTATTTTGAGTTGTGAAAGCTTCAGTTCAAGATCAAGAGCTTGTTCCCCTCCTATGAGGCAAAAGTCTGGTGAGATGactgaggaagagaagaatggAGAAGATGAGCAAGAGACAAGTCCATGTGTCTCCTTGGATTTGAACCTTTCAGCGGAAGAGGAAGATCATATCGATCATGATCAGTCCATTGATGACATCGGGCTTCTAGAATCTGTTGATAGAAAGATACTTTTCAAATTGCCGGATTATTAA